In Bacillus sp. NP247, one DNA window encodes the following:
- a CDS encoding aminotransferase class V-fold PLP-dependent enzyme, protein MGLIYKVADQAWEFESIHKLNYKTFVEEIPQHEETKDRVRIDRFHEENTYLICLDDDKLVGMVALRGKRPFSLDYKIPNLDFYLQEHGENVYEIRLLSVEREYRNGRALLGLIRFLHRYLLLNGYELALISATTRELPLYEQMGFKAFHTLVGTEEAAFQPMYVTPAMFEESSVGSIMTKEYTFLPGPVDIEDNVRKAFSTRPISHRSKSFHVTMDNVKKRLLQMTKAKRVQIMLGTGTLANDAIALQLRSLKGKGLVLTNGEFGNRLVGHAKRAQLHFDTYKKEMGESFIYTELEEIMTTGNYEWLWFVHHETSTGMLNDLDELNTLCNKYQMKLCVDCISSIGAISLDLKDVYFASGVSGKAIKSYTGISFVFHNHIVKINEAVPAYMDIGMYEKNESIPYSQSWNLIYALQEALKRFEDETAFVKIKETYDYMEEAIASMDLNLVSPKEHAAPIILTIQLSEGQSSKTVGDALALQGYIVHYESAYLQKNNWIQIACLNHYKERDIKRMLNCLQICVL, encoded by the coding sequence ATGGGGTTAATTTATAAAGTTGCTGATCAAGCTTGGGAATTTGAAAGTATACATAAATTGAATTATAAAACATTTGTAGAAGAAATTCCGCAACATGAAGAAACGAAAGATCGTGTTCGTATAGATCGTTTCCATGAAGAAAATACATATTTAATTTGTTTAGATGACGATAAGTTAGTAGGTATGGTTGCATTGCGAGGAAAACGACCATTCTCGTTAGATTATAAAATTCCAAATCTAGATTTTTATTTGCAAGAACATGGAGAAAATGTATATGAAATTCGTTTACTTTCAGTAGAACGTGAATATCGAAATGGAAGAGCATTGTTAGGTTTAATTCGCTTTTTACATCGTTATTTGCTTCTAAATGGATATGAATTGGCACTCATTTCTGCTACAACACGTGAACTACCTTTATATGAGCAAATGGGATTCAAAGCTTTCCATACGTTAGTTGGTACAGAAGAAGCAGCCTTTCAGCCAATGTATGTTACCCCTGCTATGTTTGAAGAATCGAGTGTTGGAAGTATTATGACGAAAGAATACACGTTTTTACCTGGTCCAGTAGACATCGAAGACAATGTTCGAAAGGCATTTTCTACCCGGCCTATTTCGCATCGCTCTAAGTCATTTCATGTGACGATGGATAATGTAAAAAAACGGTTACTTCAAATGACAAAAGCAAAACGTGTACAAATAATGTTAGGAACAGGGACATTAGCAAATGATGCGATTGCTTTACAATTACGTTCTTTAAAAGGGAAAGGACTAGTATTAACAAATGGGGAATTTGGTAATAGATTAGTTGGACATGCAAAACGAGCACAGTTACATTTTGATACGTATAAAAAAGAAATGGGAGAGTCGTTTATTTATACCGAATTAGAAGAAATAATGACAACTGGAAATTATGAATGGCTTTGGTTTGTTCATCATGAAACATCTACTGGAATGTTAAACGATTTAGACGAGCTAAATACTCTTTGTAACAAGTACCAAATGAAACTATGTGTAGATTGCATTAGCTCAATTGGAGCAATTTCGTTAGATTTGAAGGATGTGTATTTTGCTAGTGGTGTTAGCGGTAAAGCGATTAAATCATATACAGGAATTTCTTTCGTTTTTCATAATCACATTGTAAAAATAAACGAGGCTGTGCCTGCCTATATGGACATTGGCATGTATGAAAAAAATGAAAGCATTCCATACTCACAATCATGGAATTTAATTTATGCTTTGCAAGAAGCATTGAAGAGATTTGAAGATGAAACGGCATTTGTAAAAATAAAAGAGACATATGATTATATGGAAGAAGCTATTGCTAGTATGGATTTAAACCTTGTTTCACCTAAAGAACATGCCGCGCCAATTATACTTACGATTCAATTAAGCGAAGGCCAGTCTTCTAAAACGGTAGGTGATGCGTTAGCGTTACAAGGATATATTGTCCATTATGAATCAGCGTATTTACAAAAGAATAACTGGATCCAAATTGCATGCCTAAATCATTACAAAGAACGTGATATAAAGAGGATGTTAAACTGTTTACAAATATGTGTATTATAG
- a CDS encoding MFS transporter, producing the protein MKGVMRMPASIKSSMKDFHLMVSGQIITILGSTLLRFALSLYVLDITGRADIFAGLYAVTSIPFLLAPLGGAIADRFNRRNLMVIFDFINAAIVLSFIVLLFTGSVSILLIGTIMFLLAVISAMYSPVVMASIPQLVPENKLEQANGIVNGVQALSNIVAPVLGGILYGIIGLKMLVIISCLAFFLSAILEMFITIPFIKRARESHIIPTIVKDMKEGFIYVLKQPFILKSMLLAALLNLILTPLFVVGTPIIIRVTMESSDTLYGIGMGLIDFATIVGALSIGFFAKKLKMKTLFYWMLLIALLVIPMALSVTPFILNLGYYPPFILFILSSILIAMIMTIVSIYVITVVQKKTPNENLGKVMAIITAVSQCMAPIGQVIYGFMFEEYSMKIYLPIVAISFIMIIIAIVTKKILWNEGN; encoded by the coding sequence ATGAAGGGTGTGATGAGGATGCCAGCAAGTATAAAATCTTCTATGAAAGATTTTCACTTAATGGTGAGTGGGCAAATTATTACTATTTTAGGTTCAACACTTTTGCGTTTTGCCCTGTCTTTATATGTGTTAGATATAACAGGGCGTGCTGATATATTCGCAGGATTATATGCGGTAACGAGTATTCCTTTTTTGCTAGCCCCTCTCGGCGGAGCAATAGCAGATCGTTTCAATCGCCGTAATTTAATGGTTATTTTTGATTTTATAAACGCTGCGATTGTATTAAGCTTTATAGTTTTGTTATTTACTGGATCTGTATCTATTCTATTAATTGGAACAATTATGTTTTTGCTAGCAGTCATTAGTGCAATGTACTCACCGGTTGTAATGGCGAGTATTCCGCAATTAGTTCCAGAGAATAAGTTAGAGCAAGCGAACGGTATCGTAAATGGTGTGCAAGCATTATCTAATATAGTAGCTCCTGTATTAGGAGGAATATTGTACGGCATAATTGGTTTGAAAATGCTCGTAATAATAAGTTGTCTTGCTTTCTTTTTATCTGCGATTTTAGAAATGTTTATTACAATACCTTTTATAAAAAGAGCACGAGAAAGCCATATAATACCGACAATTGTAAAGGATATGAAAGAAGGATTTATATATGTTTTAAAACAACCATTTATTTTGAAATCTATGCTTTTAGCTGCATTACTAAATTTAATATTGACACCACTATTTGTTGTTGGTACTCCAATTATTATACGAGTAACAATGGAAAGTAGCGACACGTTATACGGAATTGGAATGGGATTAATCGATTTTGCTACTATTGTAGGTGCATTATCAATAGGTTTTTTTGCGAAAAAGCTGAAGATGAAAACATTGTTTTACTGGATGCTTTTAATAGCATTATTAGTAATACCAATGGCACTATCAGTTACGCCTTTTATTCTTAATTTAGGATACTATCCACCATTTATCCTCTTTATACTTTCTTCTATTTTAATTGCAATGATCATGACAATTGTATCCATCTATGTAATTACTGTAGTCCAAAAGAAAACACCAAATGAAAACCTAGGAAAAGTAATGGCAATTATAACAGCGGTATCTCAATGTATGGCACCAATTGGGCAAGTCATTTATGGTTTTATGTTTGAAGAATACAGTATGAAAATTTATTTACCTATAGTAGCTATTAGTTTCATAATGATAATAATAGCGATAGTGACGAAGAAAATATTATGGAATGAGGGGAACTAG
- a CDS encoding YkvA family protein, which produces MEKQTLWKKFKKSSANLGKSSVYESIILYYTLKKKGLPAKAKLVILAALSYYVLAIDFIPDIAAIIGIGLLDDVLAIALAHKFVMQHANAEIREKGKVKMESLFASAQT; this is translated from the coding sequence ATGGAGAAACAGACGCTTTGGAAAAAGTTCAAAAAAAGCTCAGCAAACCTCGGTAAATCCAGTGTATATGAAAGTATTATTTTATACTACACTTTGAAAAAAAAAGGATTACCTGCTAAAGCTAAACTCGTTATACTAGCCGCTTTATCCTATTACGTATTGGCAATCGATTTCATTCCAGATATAGCTGCGATAATCGGGATTGGCTTATTAGACGACGTTTTAGCAATTGCTTTGGCTCATAAATTTGTCATGCAACATGCAAATGCTGAAATTAGAGAAAAGGGAAAAGTAAAGATGGAATCATTATTTGCTTCAGCACAGACATGA
- a CDS encoding DEAD/DEAH box helicase, with protein MVYLKNFLELGISETFNHTLRENGITEATPIQEKAIPVIMSGKDIIGQAKTGTGKTLAFVLPILEKIDPESSDVQALIVAPTRELALQITTEIKKMLVQREDINVLAIYGGQDVAQQLRKLKGNTHIVVATPGRLLDHIRRETIDLSNLSTIVLDEADQMLYFGFLYDIEDILDETPDSKQTMLFSATMPKDIKKLAKRYMEEPQMIQVQSEEVTVDTIEQRVIETTDRAKPDALRFVMDRDQPFLAVIFCRTKVRVSKLYDNLKGLGYNCAELHGDIPQAKRERVMKSFREAKIQYLIATDVAARGLDVDGVTHVFNFDIPEDVESYIHRIGRTGRAGGSGLAITFVAAKDEKHLEEIEKTLGAPIQRQIIEQPMIKNVDENGKPVQKPAPKKSGQYRQRDSREGSRSGSKGGPRNDSRNSSRNDNNRSFNKPSNKKSSTKQGQQRRGR; from the coding sequence GTGGTCTATTTGAAAAACTTTTTAGAATTAGGAATTAGTGAAACTTTTAATCATACATTACGTGAAAATGGAATTACAGAAGCAACACCGATTCAGGAGAAGGCAATTCCTGTTATTATGTCAGGTAAAGATATTATTGGGCAGGCGAAAACAGGAACGGGTAAAACGTTAGCATTCGTGTTACCGATTTTAGAAAAAATCGATCCAGAGTCTAGTGATGTTCAGGCTTTAATTGTTGCACCAACAAGGGAACTAGCACTGCAAATTACAACTGAAATTAAAAAAATGCTTGTTCAAAGAGAAGATATTAATGTACTAGCGATATATGGCGGACAAGATGTAGCACAACAATTAAGAAAATTAAAAGGTAATACACATATAGTTGTTGCGACACCAGGACGATTATTAGATCATATACGTCGTGAAACAATTGATTTAAGTAATCTTTCAACAATTGTACTAGATGAAGCGGATCAAATGCTTTATTTCGGTTTCTTATATGATATTGAAGATATTTTAGATGAGACACCTGATAGTAAACAAACGATGTTATTCTCAGCAACGATGCCAAAAGATATTAAAAAATTGGCGAAACGTTATATGGAAGAGCCGCAAATGATTCAAGTACAAAGTGAAGAAGTAACGGTAGATACAATTGAGCAGCGTGTCATTGAGACGACAGATCGTGCAAAGCCAGATGCACTTCGTTTTGTTATGGATCGTGATCAGCCATTTTTAGCAGTTATTTTCTGTCGTACAAAGGTTAGAGTAAGTAAGCTGTATGATAATTTAAAAGGACTAGGTTATAATTGTGCTGAACTTCATGGTGATATACCTCAAGCGAAACGTGAAAGAGTCATGAAGAGTTTCCGCGAAGCTAAAATTCAGTACTTAATTGCGACTGATGTAGCAGCTCGTGGACTTGATGTAGATGGTGTAACGCACGTATTTAACTTTGATATCCCTGAAGATGTAGAAAGTTATATTCACCGCATTGGCCGAACAGGACGTGCAGGTGGATCAGGTCTTGCAATTACGTTCGTTGCAGCGAAAGATGAAAAACATTTAGAAGAAATTGAAAAAACGCTTGGTGCACCAATACAAAGACAAATAATCGAACAACCGATGATAAAAAATGTAGATGAAAATGGAAAACCGGTACAAAAGCCGGCTCCAAAGAAATCAGGTCAATATCGTCAAAGAGATAGCCGTGAAGGTTCAAGAAGTGGTTCAAAAGGTGGTCCAAGAAACGATTCAAGAAATAGTTCGAGAAATGATAACAATCGATCATTTAATAAGCCAAGTAATAAGAAAAGTAGTACAAAACAAGGTCAGCAAAGACGTGGCCGTTAA
- the tdcB gene encoding bifunctional threonine ammonia-lyase/L-serine ammonia-lyase TdcB: MITKKLPLHIDDIKKAHKILDRNARKTPLVKSFYLTSKTGGEIHLKLENMQLTGSFKFRGAFNKMSQLTEQEKERGVIACSAGNHAQGVALSAHLLGIKSKIVMPISAPQAKVEATRGYGSEVILHGETFDDAKAKCEEIIRETGETYLHPYDDVEVMAGQGTIGLDILDDMWDVDTVIVPIGGGGIISGIAVALKSFNPSINIIGVQAENVHGMKASYDTGKIVEHYEAPTIADGCAVKIPGNLTFEVVKELVDDIVTVSEGELEVAMKDLLQRGKAVVEGAGALATAALLAGKVDNYIKGKKVVAVISGGNVDLQRISSVCEHFFVANEVK; encoded by the coding sequence ATGATAACTAAAAAATTACCATTACATATAGACGATATTAAAAAAGCTCACAAAATTCTAGATAGAAATGCTCGAAAAACACCATTAGTTAAATCTTTTTATTTGACTAGTAAAACGGGTGGAGAAATTCATTTGAAATTAGAAAATATGCAATTGACGGGTTCTTTTAAATTCCGTGGTGCATTTAATAAAATGTCGCAGCTGACAGAGCAAGAAAAAGAGAGAGGAGTAATTGCGTGTTCCGCAGGTAATCATGCGCAAGGAGTTGCATTATCCGCTCATTTACTTGGTATTAAGAGTAAAATTGTTATGCCAATTTCTGCACCTCAGGCGAAAGTTGAAGCAACTAGAGGATATGGATCAGAAGTTATTTTACATGGTGAAACCTTTGATGATGCAAAGGCAAAATGTGAAGAAATTATAAGGGAAACAGGTGAGACATACTTACATCCATATGATGATGTAGAGGTAATGGCTGGTCAAGGTACAATTGGATTAGATATTCTTGATGATATGTGGGATGTTGATACGGTCATTGTGCCAATTGGCGGAGGCGGAATTATTTCTGGTATTGCTGTTGCATTAAAGTCTTTTAATCCATCAATCAATATAATTGGTGTACAAGCAGAAAATGTCCATGGGATGAAGGCATCTTATGATACAGGGAAAATCGTAGAACATTACGAGGCACCTACTATAGCAGATGGTTGTGCAGTTAAAATACCAGGGAATTTAACGTTTGAGGTTGTAAAAGAATTAGTAGATGATATTGTAACAGTATCAGAAGGTGAATTAGAAGTAGCGATGAAAGACTTATTACAACGTGGAAAAGCTGTTGTAGAAGGTGCGGGTGCACTAGCTACTGCTGCACTTCTCGCAGGAAAAGTTGATAACTATATAAAAGGAAAAAAAGTAGTAGCAGTTATATCTGGTGGAAATGTGGACTTGCAGCGCATATCGAGTGTATGTGAGCACTTTTTTGTAGCTAATGAAGTGAAATAG
- a CDS encoding TetR/AcrR family transcriptional regulator, translating to MRIVKEYGERRNEILETAERLFVTKGYTKTTVNDILKEIGIAKGTFYHYFKSKEEVMDEIIIRIIKADVAKAKAIVSNPNIPVLDKLFRVLMEQSPKSGDVKDKMIEQFHQPNNAEMHQKSIVQSIIHLSPVLAEILEQGIAEGIFSTPYPQETIELLLSSAQVIFDEGLFQWKPEEMMRRAKAYIKMMEASVGAKEGAFDYMVEVLIKQK from the coding sequence ATGAGGATCGTAAAAGAATATGGGGAGCGTAGAAATGAAATTTTAGAAACTGCTGAACGTTTGTTTGTTACAAAAGGGTATACGAAAACTACAGTAAATGACATTTTAAAAGAGATTGGTATAGCAAAGGGGACGTTTTATCATTATTTTAAGTCGAAAGAAGAAGTAATGGATGAAATTATTATAAGGATTATTAAAGCAGATGTTGCTAAAGCAAAAGCAATTGTCTCTAATCCTAATATCCCAGTTTTAGATAAGTTATTTCGAGTTTTAATGGAACAATCACCAAAATCAGGAGATGTAAAAGATAAAATGATTGAACAATTTCATCAGCCAAATAATGCGGAAATGCATCAAAAAAGTATAGTACAATCAATTATTCATTTATCTCCTGTTTTAGCAGAGATTTTAGAACAAGGAATCGCTGAAGGCATATTTTCTACTCCATACCCACAAGAAACGATTGAATTATTACTCTCTTCAGCACAAGTCATATTTGATGAGGGGTTATTCCAGTGGAAGCCGGAAGAAATGATGAGGAGAGCTAAAGCTTATATTAAAATGATGGAAGCATCTGTTGGAGCGAAAGAGGGAGCCTTTGATTACATGGTGGAGGTTTTAATCAAACAGAAATAG
- a CDS encoding BadF/BadG/BcrA/BcrD ATPase family protein produces the protein MRYMIGVDGGGTKTESIAFDRDGNELARGTGGFGNILIDYEKALSHIMEVIDQCQKSVVNGQCVCICLGLAGISGANINELTLRLKKKYGTQIEVFNDAIIAHAAALKGKDGILTIGGTGAICIGKKGEEYEYSGGWGHILGDEGSGYWIALQALKKMALQFDQGVRLCPLSLNIQNQFQLLTPSHIKSLVYTSSKDKVAAIAPLIIQEARNGNDDAHEIMMQAGKELARITVNVYHKTQFELSTSISVSGSILCSVPEIYAEFKKCSVESMGEVIFVSQSEMAAKGTYYLMKDKYFKV, from the coding sequence ATGAGGTATATGATTGGAGTAGACGGTGGGGGAACGAAGACTGAGTCAATTGCTTTTGATCGAGACGGAAACGAGCTTGCAAGAGGTACGGGTGGATTTGGAAATATATTAATAGATTATGAAAAAGCACTTTCGCACATTATGGAGGTGATTGATCAATGCCAGAAAAGTGTAGTAAATGGACAATGCGTTTGTATTTGCCTAGGATTAGCGGGTATAAGTGGAGCAAATATAAATGAATTAACATTACGATTAAAAAAGAAATATGGAACACAAATTGAAGTTTTTAATGACGCAATAATTGCACATGCAGCTGCTTTAAAAGGTAAGGACGGAATATTAACTATAGGTGGAACAGGTGCAATTTGTATAGGTAAGAAAGGCGAAGAGTACGAGTATAGCGGCGGATGGGGACATATTTTAGGGGATGAGGGAAGTGGATATTGGATTGCATTACAAGCTTTAAAGAAAATGGCATTACAATTCGATCAAGGAGTTCGACTTTGTCCATTAAGCTTAAATATTCAAAATCAGTTTCAGCTTTTGACGCCATCTCATATAAAAAGTTTAGTATATACTTCTTCAAAAGACAAGGTTGCAGCAATTGCACCATTAATTATTCAGGAAGCGAGAAATGGGAATGATGATGCACATGAAATCATGATGCAAGCTGGTAAGGAATTAGCGAGAATTACGGTAAATGTTTATCATAAGACGCAATTTGAGTTGTCAACTTCAATTTCAGTTAGTGGTAGTATATTGTGTTCAGTACCTGAAATATATGCTGAATTTAAGAAATGCAGTGTGGAAAGTATGGGAGAAGTTATATTTGTATCACAATCAGAAATGGCAGCGAAAGGAACATATTATTTAATGAAGGATAAATATTTCAAAGTGTAA
- a CDS encoding MarR family transcriptional regulator, with protein sequence MNKEEQVIIGFRELYNKMVWLNKDKMEEGLKGFKSSEVHCIEYIENNVDSNVTQLAEAFYVTRGAISRMTKKLIKKGLIESYQKSDNKKEIYFRLTEQGKVIYKIHENLHKEFQERDKIVFEQVTEEEFDSIISFVEKYSKHLDAEIKKQGIHIKS encoded by the coding sequence ATGAATAAAGAAGAACAGGTCATTATCGGTTTCAGGGAATTATATAACAAGATGGTTTGGCTTAATAAGGATAAGATGGAAGAAGGTCTTAAAGGCTTTAAGTCTTCTGAAGTACATTGCATTGAATATATTGAAAACAATGTAGATTCTAACGTGACCCAACTTGCAGAAGCCTTTTATGTAACTCGCGGTGCCATAAGTAGAATGACTAAGAAGCTCATAAAAAAAGGCCTTATCGAAAGCTATCAGAAGTCGGATAACAAGAAAGAAATCTATTTTAGGCTTACAGAACAAGGGAAAGTAATTTATAAAATCCATGAAAACCTGCACAAAGAGTTTCAAGAGCGGGATAAAATCGTATTTGAACAGGTAACCGAAGAAGAATTCGACAGTATAATTAGCTTCGTGGAAAAATATAGTAAGCATTTGGATGCAGAAATAAAGAAACAAGGTATACATATTAAGTCGTAA
- the plsY gene encoding glycerol-3-phosphate 1-O-acyltransferase PlsY, translating into MINSMQFLYLVASYLFGNILIAYIVTKWKHNVDIREEGSGNPGARNMGRVYGKGYFVATFLGDAIKGAIVVSIAKYLFEDSTFVMLALLAVILGHIYPILFKGKGGKGISTFIGGLIAFDYLIALTLIAVFIIFYLIFKGFTKPGLITIACLPVCMILYSYSIVTTILSALIIALILYVNRE; encoded by the coding sequence ATGATTAATAGTATGCAATTTTTGTATTTGGTGGCTTCTTATTTATTTGGAAACATATTAATCGCTTATATAGTAACGAAATGGAAACATAATGTTGATATTCGTGAAGAAGGAAGTGGTAATCCTGGCGCAAGAAATATGGGGCGCGTATATGGAAAAGGGTATTTCGTCGCCACATTTTTAGGTGATGCGATTAAAGGGGCAATCGTAGTTTCTATTGCAAAATACCTTTTTGAAGATTCTACATTTGTAATGTTAGCTTTACTGGCTGTTATACTTGGACATATTTATCCAATTTTATTTAAAGGCAAGGGCGGAAAAGGCATTTCAACATTTATTGGAGGATTAATTGCATTTGATTATTTGATAGCGCTTACTCTTATTGCTGTTTTCATTATATTTTATTTAATCTTTAAAGGATTTACTAAGCCAGGACTAATTACAATCGCTTGTTTACCAGTGTGCATGATTTTGTACTCTTACTCTATTGTTACGACTATTTTAAGTGCACTTATCATTGCACTTATTTTATATGTAAATCGAGAATGA
- a CDS encoding MFS transporter — protein MSIFRSRNERNTEKNIDKHALIFGLISVFLCGIGFSIIMPVVPFLVQPYTSNPEEQALVVTLLTSVYAACVFLAAPVLGALSDKYGRRPLLLVCLFGSAIGYLVFGIGGALWVLFAGRIIEGITGGSISTIFAYFADIIPPKQRTKYFGWVSAVVGVGTIIGPTLGGLLAKFGDSVPIYFGAIITLLNVVYGLIYMPESLDKNNRLKEINFVRLNPFTQLANVLSMKNLKWLLVSAFLLWIPNGSLQAIFTQFTMDTFSWRPALIGLMFSIMGFQDIISQGFIMPKLLRKLSDKQIAILGMVSEIIGYSFIAASALFSLYPLLIVGMLMFGFGDSIFGPSFNGMLSKSVDSSEQGRIQGGSQSIQALARMIGPIIGGQIYVSLGHAAPAFMGIILIAAAIGVLYKGTHVTM, from the coding sequence ATGTCTATATTTAGATCACGAAATGAAAGGAACACTGAAAAAAACATAGATAAACATGCTTTAATATTTGGCCTTATTTCTGTGTTTCTTTGTGGAATAGGCTTCAGTATCATAATGCCTGTAGTACCATTCTTAGTGCAGCCGTATACAAGCAATCCGGAAGAACAGGCTCTAGTTGTTACGCTACTGACATCTGTTTATGCAGCCTGTGTGTTTTTAGCTGCTCCCGTACTCGGAGCTTTGAGCGATAAATATGGTCGTCGTCCATTACTTTTAGTATGCCTTTTCGGTTCTGCAATTGGGTACTTAGTTTTTGGTATAGGAGGAGCTTTATGGGTACTATTTGCTGGACGAATAATAGAAGGTATAACAGGCGGGAGCATAAGTACTATTTTCGCATATTTTGCAGACATCATTCCTCCAAAGCAGAGAACGAAATACTTTGGGTGGGTGAGTGCAGTGGTAGGTGTAGGGACCATCATTGGCCCAACTCTGGGGGGATTACTTGCCAAGTTTGGTGATTCTGTACCCATATATTTTGGAGCAATCATAACTTTATTAAATGTTGTTTATGGACTCATATATATGCCTGAGAGTCTTGACAAAAATAATAGGTTGAAAGAGATTAACTTTGTAAGGTTGAATCCTTTTACACAGCTTGCAAACGTACTTTCCATGAAAAACTTAAAATGGTTACTTGTCTCAGCGTTTTTACTTTGGATACCTAACGGATCTTTACAAGCAATTTTCACACAATTTACAATGGATACTTTCAGTTGGAGGCCTGCATTAATTGGGCTTATGTTTTCAATAATGGGCTTTCAAGATATCATTTCACAAGGTTTTATAATGCCAAAGCTTTTGAGAAAGCTTAGTGATAAACAAATCGCAATTCTTGGGATGGTTTCGGAGATTATAGGTTACAGCTTTATTGCAGCATCAGCTTTGTTTTCACTCTATCCACTTCTTATCGTTGGAATGTTAATGTTTGGTTTTGGTGATTCAATCTTCGGCCCTTCATTCAATGGTATGCTCTCAAAGTCTGTCGATTCTAGTGAACAAGGAAGGATTCAAGGTGGAAGCCAATCTATTCAGGCTTTAGCAAGAATGATTGGTCCTATTATTGGAGGACAAATATATGTATCACTTGGTCATGCTGCACCCGCTTTTATGGGTATAATCCTTATAGCAGCGGCAATTGGAGTTTTGTATAAGGGTACGCATGTGACTATGTGA